tttccttttcaaatgtatgaaaatgaaaagtgaaagtgaagttgctcagtggtgtaggactcttcgcgaccccatggactgcagccttccaggctcctccgtccatgggattttccaggcaagagtattggagtggggtgccattgccttctccgattcttaCTCTAGCTTGCCATTATAATTactctcattattattattgatgttATTACTATTGACATTACTGTTGTCCAGAAGCAATTTAAACCTCTCAGGCCAGCTTTCGTGACTCCCATCATGGTTCTCTCTTCCAAAACTACATCCATCTTTTCATACAGTCTAGTGTGAGTCCTGAACCACTCGTCAAGTCTCACGGCCACTCCTTTGTTTTACAGAATGTATGACATAGCATCTGTTTGTTTATCTCATTCTCCatatgcttttgtgtgtgtgtgtgtgtgtgtgtgtgtttggccatACCTTGTGGCTTGTAGGATATTAGTTTccgatcagggattaaacctgtgctttcagcactggactaccagggaattcccaccatGTAGTTTTTTGACTGGTATTTACATGCCATCCATTTGCACCTGTTTCCTCTTGCTGATTCTGCCCTTGATCTGTTCCTGCTCTGGTCAACCTCTGAGGAAAAGCCAGAAAGCTAGAAAAGAACAAGCCTCTTCTTTCTGGTCCTTTCAGAGCACAAACCCACCCAACCCATCCTGTTCCATGATAGTTCCTACTTCTCTGACATTAATGCACCCCACATACAAAGTTTACATTTAATAAAAAGAGCTTCTTTTAAGTTTTCACTTATTAAAGACAGCACTTGCTGAGCTCTGAAGTTTGGAGGGCAGATCTCAGAAATGGGCTGAAGAGCTCCTTCTGAGACTCAAGTGTGGTGAGCTGCACCTGCCAGTCTCCAGGAGAATGTGCTGAGCAGCTTCCACGGGCAAGGCAGGAATGGGAATTTCCCTATCTCTGTGACAGGAGGTTATGAAATCCTATCAAGAAGCAGCAGGTGGCAGATGTAGGGTCCCATTTTCCTAAGTCTCAAACTCTCAAAGAGAGATTTTGCCTGATAACAAGATTACCACACGAGTGATCTTGCGTGTGCAGCAACTTTGAGAGCCATCCTGGGAGCTAGGTGTGTAGTGTTTATCATACTGTTGAGGCTCGTAAATATCTTGTATGGCTGCAGGCGAGCCAAACCTTGGAAAGGCGCTGCATCTCGCTGACTCTAGGGCCAAGCCCAGCTGGCTGCCTGTATATAAGGGGAAGTCTCTGTGCTCCAGGTAGAGGAGTGTtagcttctttcctttctctggacGTGGCTCCTTCTCTCTCCACGTCAACATGAGTCGACACTTTAGCTCCAGGTCCGGGTACCGTtgtggtggtggaggagggggcTTCAGCTCTGGCTCTGCAGGGGTGGTCAGCTACCAGCGCAGGTCCACCAGCAGCTCTGTGCGCCGCAGCGGGGGAGGCGGTGGGAGATTTTCTGGTGGAGTGTGTGgcggtggtgctggtggtggttttgGAAGCCGAAGTCTCATTAACCTTGGTGGCAGCAAAAGCATCTCTATTAGTGTGGCTGGAGGAGGTGGACGTGGCGGTTTCGGTGGTGGTTATGGCGGCGGTTATGGCGGTGGTGGCTTTGGGGGCGGCGGTTTCGGTGGTGGTGGCTTTGGGGGAGGCGGTTTTGGAGGTGGTGGCATTGGGGGTGGCTTTGGGGGTGGTGGTTTTGGCGGAGGTGGTTTTGGTGGGGGCGGTTTTCCTGTCTGCCCTGGTGGCATACAGGAAGTTACCATCAACCAGAGCCTTTTGCAACCCCTCAATGTGGAAATTGATCCTGAGATCCAAAAAATAAAGAGTCAAGAAAGGGAGCAGATCAAGTCCCTCAACAATCGGTTTGCCTCCTTCATCGACAAGGTGAGTCTATCGGTTCAGTGCACCCGGAGAGCTGCTCCTGTTCCATGGGGGATTGGCCCTCCCAGGGGTGTTTTTGAGTTTGAGCCTCAGGTTTCTGTGGTTGGATGGTTAAAAGGATAGTTTGTGGAGTTGTCCTCAGGAGATATATTACAAGCTGAATTTGGCTTCATAgatgttgaataaaaataatagaaatgaggTTAATTCAACCTTCTAGGATGCAAACCAGAAGGCCTTCCTAACCATAAAAAGGGACTTACTTGAGTATAAACAGAGCATATGGTGATATTGTAGCCAAAAGTGTGCAGTAAGTCAAGGTCAAGTATCTCTTGCTGTCGGAAGAGGAGAATGGCACCTTGAGAGTTTTCCACTGATACTGGACCAGGGTGGAGAATTTTTTGTGCTTGTATTTCCAAGTATCTGCTCTAGAAAagaatgtaaattattttttacttgatCATCAATAATATCAACACAATAGATTTGGAATTCACTTTTTGGATTTTCCCAAcatacttttgaactatgtttACTCAAGGAAAGCAAAACAATTTTTATGGTACGCtacctaaaataaaaaagaaaaaaggaaggtaaATCTCTTAAATATCAAGTATCTGTTTCAAAATATAATTGCAGTAATTTTATATGCACTTTGCTATTTGGATAGCTACCCCCTTCCAAAGTTCCAATGGGAACTTTTAATTGCCGTTTCTAATCTCATAGAAACTGAGGCTTCTCTGAGTTCACAGTGAGTTGGGTTTTGTTATGAAAATGATGCTAACTTGATCATCTTCTTCCtgcttttttcctcttccatGGCCAGGAAAATAGGCATTGAAGTTCTTTCCCAAGTGGCTGGGCCTGGCTATGTGGTAGGCCTCGGTAACTCAGTGGTCATAGGACTCATTTCTGTACCAGTGGGTAATGGGGTCTTGTGTTCTTAGGTGAGATTCCTGGAGCAGCAGAACCAGGTGCTACAAACAAAATGGGAACTGCTGCAGCAGATAAACACCTCCACCAGGACCTACAGCTTAGAGCCCTTCTTTGAGGCATACATCAGCAATCTCAGGAGGAATGTGGACCAACTGAAGAGCGACCGATCTCGGCTGGATTCAGAGTTGAAGAACATGCAAGATCTGGTGGAAGATTACAGGAGCAAGTAAGGATTACTGGCTGGGCTACTCTTGGCTTTTGTTCTAAAATATTTCCAGAAGGTAGCAAGCTAAAACTATGAACAGCATGTAACAATAcctttacatagattagaggaaagTCAATTTGGCATTTTCAgaaatcttagttttctcagaCGCTGGTAATAGTTCAGTGGTTTTATTGCTTAGAAGGTAAGATGTCTTAGGCTGGTTATGACAGGCAAGGACAATGACAGGCAATGTTACTTTTAGTCTAGAAAGCTAAACGTTGGGCCTCGCCTCCCCGAATCTCCTCCTCACTTCTGATTTCCTTGCAGGTACGAGGATGAGATCAACAAGAGGACAAATGCAGAGAATGAGTTTGTGGGCATCAAGAAGGTGAGACAATTCTGTAGGATGCCTATTACATTTGAAATAGGTAAGAGTGGAGGATGTTCAATACCTAAGCAGAAAGAGGTCGTAATGTGGAGAATCATGTAGTGGGCCTGAGGAACAGCCGAGGTGGAGATTCCCCCGGCCCAATATTATCACAGACCTGGACTTGCCCAGACACTCTGCTTCTCTAGATCCCTCAGGACTTCCTGGAGTGAGGAGGCAGTTCTTAGCAAGTCAGACAAGATCGCTTGTGATACCAAGGGGGTGGGGCAGTCTAGGGATTAAGAAGTGAAGAAGACCTCTTGGAAAATCCCCTCCTAGCAGGTGAGAGGGACTCGCCCTGAAAAGATTCTGACTTCATGATGTTCATGGTTCTTCCAGGATGTGGACGCTGCTTACATCACCAAGGTGGACCTTCAAGCCAAATTTGACAACTTACTTCAGGAAATTGATTTCTTCAAAACactcttccaagcagtaagttcTCTAGTTTCAACCAGGTTTACCGAAATGGAGAGCCTTTAAACCCAAACCCACTTCTATTCAGAAGAACAGAGATATACCTTTCTTCTCCTGAAACCCTCTCCCTGTCCCAAGTTGTTCTTTAGTTTTAACATGGTAAGTCACTGAACTGTTATGCTTCGCAGGAGCTCTCTCAGATGCAGACTCATATCAGCGATACCAATGTTATCCTTTCCATGGACAACAACCGCAATCTGGACCTGAATAGCATCATTGATGAAGTCAAAAACCAATATGAAGAGATTGCCCAGAGGAGCAAGGCTGAGGCTGAGGCCCTGTACCAGACCAAGGTGAATGGGCCAATGCCTGTTCAGTTTTCCTAAAGTGTCTTCTCTTGCTATCGTGACTTTTCTCTTACATTTGTGTACATGAGCCATGGTGCACTCTGCCACCTCTGAACGACTTTATCTACCATATTTAGTATGAAGAGCTCCAGATCACTGCTGGGCAACATGGAGACAGCTTGAAAAACACAAAGATGGAGATTTCTGAGTTGAATCGGGTGATCCAAAGACTTAGATCTGAGATCGACAGTGTCAAGAAGCAGGTACTTGCTTCCTCCTTCAACTACTCAGTTATATGGAATGGGTTGGGATGTCCAGGTTATTGGAAGATGTGTTCTTAATTTTGAGGCTTACAATCCATATGAAGGTTGTCTTGTTATCCCTAGTTCTTTGGTAACTATGGTTTCTAGAGTTTGGCCATGATGCTAGGTTCTCCTTGGGGAAACTTATGAAAATGACCTAGTAAAGAAATAGATATAGTGGTCATGAGAGGTCTAGCCCATGGCCCAAAGTGAGACTTCAAAGATGGTGAGGAAAGGAAACCAGGAGAGTAGGCATCTGGAAGAACGTCAGGTCTGTAGGTGGTGAAAGAGTCTTAACTTAGGGCCCAGAGAGGCTGCTGTATCACCTTTATTTAAGGAAGTTGACACAGTGATGTATTATCTCAAGACAGGTGAATGCAGGTCCTGTAACTCTCTGGGAGCCAGAGTACTGGCCTCACAAGGGTGGAGAGATCAATCGGAGACAGAAAGGCCAAGATGGAATTAGGGATTCAGAGAGTGTATAATATGCTGGGTTCTCCTTTTCCAGATCTCTTCACTGCAACAGGccattagtgatgctgagcaacgtGGTGAGAATGCCATTAAGGATGCCCAGAACAAGCTGAACGAGCTGGAGGACGCCCTGCAGAAGGCCAAAGAGGACATGGCCCGCCTGCTGCGCGACTACCAGGAACTGATGAACACCAAGCTGGCCCTGGATGTGGAGATTGCCACCTATAGGACCCTCCtggaaggagaggaaagcaggTGAAGAAGGGACCCTGGGCAGTTGGCCACTTCCTATGTGCTTCCTCCCTTGGACACTGGTTGCTGTTGAAGATGCAATCACGTGACTGCAACTTGTCCTGGGTATGGGGAAAGGAaaagcacacagcacaggagGAAACGCTTGGTTTCACTTTGGGAGCCAGAGTCCTaagctctttttgttttttgtgttttgaagGCTGTTGCCTCTCTCTGAACTCTTTGAGAGAGAGCAATTTATTCTTcacctgagtgtgtgtgtattggtcgctcagtcatgtccaactctttgcaaccccatgggttggggcccaccaggctcctctgtccatgggattttctaggcaagagtattgaagtgggttgccatttccttctccaagggatcttcctgacccagggatcgaacctgggtctcccacatttcaggcagactctttactgtctgagccacacctGGGCTGGCTCAGATGTCATCTGACCTAAAGCCAGTGCCTTTGTGATGTGGTGGGCATATTTACCTTGTCTAAGTTACATGGAGGTTTTGCCCTGTTAGTACTGATGCTAAGAAAAATGACCGAGTTCGGGAGGCCAGAGGGAATGGGATTAGGTTTCAGATGAAGCAGCCTGGGGGACTCCCAGGTGGGAAGACTCTTTACAGATGGCTGAGAGGGCCTGGGGAGGCAGTCTGTGAAGCTGGCATCATGAGTATTatgcttttctttctgcttcaggATGTCTGGAGAGTGTGTCCCGAACGTGAGTGTGTGTAAGTACAAACTGATTTCTCAGGGCTTCTTCTCGGGTGCAGGTTTTGCTGGTCTTGCTGGGTTGGAAAGGGAGTTGGGGTTGATGATAGCCGAATGTTCTCTTGCAGCTGTGAGCACCAGTCACACCAGCATCAGTGGCGGCGGTGGCCGAGGAGGCGGTGGTTTTAGCTCCGGTGGCGGCggctacagttctggaggcggcggcggcggcggctatGGCTCTGGAGGTGGCGGCGGCTACGGCTCTGGAGGTGGCAGCAGCTACGGCTCCAGAGGTGGcggcagctacagctctggaggcggCAGCAGTGGGAGCCGGAGAGGCGGCTCTGGAGGCGGCGGTGGCGGCTCTGGAGGCAGCTTCAGCTCCTCGGGAGGTCGGGCATCCAGCACCAAGACCTCCGGTGGCAGTTCCAGCGTGAAGTTTGTTTCTACCAGCTATTCCAGAGGGACCAGATAAAGAGGTCCTCTCTCCTCCATTAGCTTTCTCTCTCCATCACTACCAAATATGCTTCCGAGTGTCCCAGCCTTACtggaggaagaaaagctatggttaCACTGGTTCATCCTATTCCCTAGCTCTGtcctttctgctctgatttccaaagaaaatttttaaatcagtgaCAATCTCAGTCCCTCAGCTAGGACCCTGCTCTGTACTCTGCCCAAGAAGCACTTCAACAATCACCGCTACACACATTACATTTCAAAGCACCTCCTTAAGTCAGCCAGAGGAGAGCTGGTCAGACCCACGGCTTCTTTGCCATGGACAGAGCACAAGCTCTGGACAGCTCCCTGGTGTCCTAACTTGCACAGCAAGCTCCGTGCTGCTTTGGTTTTGCACATAATGTGTAAGCCAGTTGTCTTTTGTGGAGAGGTCTTCAACTCCCCGTTTCCTGTGTTGCTGCAATAAACTGCATTTGaaattctctctgtgtctccatctCCTTTGTTCACAGCACTGTCCATCCTGGATGGGTGTTCTGTGGGGAGAAGACGACCCTGGAGccctatggtgtgtgtgtgggggggagggcGGGGTTGGGGCACATGAACATGAGCAAGGTGGGGACGCTGGTCAGACAACATTTAACTTTAAACATTCAACATTTAACTAGAATGAACTCTTGTGCAGAGGGTGAAGGTGTCATGAGAAATAGAGAGACTAGGGTAGCAGGTTTTACTCATCGGAGAGGGCTTACTTGAACAGGGCAGTGAACCAAGCAGGGTGGGAAAGAGGAATCCGGCATTGAAAAGAGGGGGAGAGTATTATTGGAAAAGCAATTGTTTATGTGGAATAGCCAGTGATGATGTTATCAAAGAAAACTTGGGGCCACTTGCCCTTGTGCAGTAAAGCCCAGGTACTGACACCAGATTATGATGAAGGAAAGTACAGTGTTTATGGTGGGTGCCAAACAAGGAGTCTGGGCAGCTAATGCTCACAAGGCCCAGACTCTCTGATGGCTTTCTGGGAAaggtgttgttttttgtttgtttgtttgttttttccaggaaaaggaaggatttatcacttgcagcaagtaaggagaaTATCAGAGATGTTTCCCAAAGCAGTTTCTCCCCCAACAGAAAAACTGGGAAAGTTTCAGAGtttcttaaattaatttatttttaattgaaggataattgctttacaatgttgttttggtttctgccatacatcaacatgtatcaaccataggtatacatatgtcccctccctcttaaatctCCCTCCTACCTCTTCCCACCccttaggttatcacagagccctggtttgagttctcaGGGAAAGGTTCTTAAAGACAGTTTGAGGGAGAGGGTTGCAGGGcatgtgatcagcttgtggacgTTCTTCTGGTTGGTTGGTGGTGACATGATTGGGAGACAACATCattaaccttctggttccaactgaTGTGGGATCGCCATGCTTGTGGTCAGCACATAGTCAAACTTCCACATGGTGGGGATTTCAGTATTTGTAGAACAGTTCAAAGTCTACGACTCGGAGTATTATCTACAGTctttgaggaagaactaaaggtccttgactttatTTAATGGATGAACTAGTCTTATTTTCTCTTGCTggactgttttctttgtttctgcgtTTTCTCACTTCTCGAATTAAACTGATTTTTAGAACCTGGGGAAGGGCTAGCAGGCTAGCCTAGGAAGAGGCTAAAGGTTTTCTGCAAACAAGAGGAAGGCTGAGGATCTAGGGGAGGGTTCTGTCAtgggaagcccccccccccccccccgccaccactAGAGTCCCGCTTGGCTCCAATGAGAGGAGTGTGAGTAACATGGGGTCCACAGCTGCTAGAGTCAGAATACAGACTTAGGTATAGGGAATTCAAGAACCAAGAGTGAGAATGGAGAGCTattcatttcctctctcttttagGCCACCATTCAAAGTTCTGCTTAATGTAAGAAGTTCGCTTGTGGATATATAGCCCACACTGCTAAAGTAATACAATGGGATAGCATAGTGGCCAGAAGCATGAATGTTTGGAATCAGGTATTCTTGGGTGTGAACCACCACAATTAACGACCTCTGTGATAATGTGTAACTTACAGACCTTGCTACACCTCAGTTTTATTATCTctaaaatggaggtaataatgCCTTCCTCATGGAAATTACTGTGAGAACTGAATGAGATGATGAATGAACATGGCTTAGCATGTAATAAGCCCTCAGTGAGTTTTAAtgataatggtggtgatggtgatgatggtgattatCTGGTTGGTGTATCCTTGCTTATTGGCCTCCACATAACTCCGTAGATGTTTGTTCTAAGGAATATCAGCTTCCTagcaaaagctgaaaaaaaaaaagaaaccatgaaAAATTCTGTCAGTTTTCTGAGGATCAACTTTCTTAGGTTCCTATTAGGAAACATGTTTCTAGCTCCAGGGTTAGCGAGGGCTGAAGGGACTAAAGAGGGCATAGATCAACATGAGTATCGTTTAAGTATCTGCCAGTGAATCTATCCCTTCTTCCTGATCACCTCTTCATCAGAGCTGCTTCCTGTCTGACTGATGTGAGAATCTGGAAGGCTTTATGATGgacagaaagaacaaagaacttTGATTCAGAGAACCTGGGTTTAATCCACTGTGGTATTTATGGGGCAGACAAAGGGAGATAATCCACAGCTTACTGGACAGGTGGATCCCTGGACAAGTCACTTGATCATTCTGAGCCTCAGGAGTCTTGTAGATGAAGTGGGGGTGAGGACATTTGCCTCTAGACATCAGGAGGATAAGATATGCAATGTAGAAATGCCTTGTGAACTGTGAGCTTGTCAAACAGTatctaaatgaaattaaaaggggTGACGAGTGAGTAGGAGGACATGGTTGGTTGTCAGGGCCACCCAGGGGAGAAGCATCTTGACAAGGTCACTGTGACACGGTGATAGCTTGCAGGGACAAAACATTGGTTTTGTTAGTGAACCCAAGCTGAATCTACTTCTGAGGCCTAGTATTTATAGGCCAAACATATAAGAGAGGGAGACATGAACCAAGATATCTGTGTATTAGCTTGTGGGAAACCTGTATTTTCAGTGGCTGAAATACCAGAGCCACCCCACCCTGTTATCAAGATGCCTGGGAAACTAAATTAGTCACAAGGGGTAGCTTGGTACTTGTGGATTTAGAACAATGGGAGTTGGAAGGCCTTGAGGGAGCTGGCTTCCTCTCCTCCATGGGAGAACAGACCTCTGAAATTACCAGACCTCTGGGGACACTGTTGAATGAATAGTGATGTATTCTGGCACTCTGGCACGCACTTCCTAATCTCTTTCTAAGTTACAAGTTTCTTTAGTCATACGTCAGTATTGGGAATACCCTTGCTTGTTTCTTTCGAACCTAGATTTTCTTGGTAAGGTCAGACATGAAACAGAAACCACTACAATTTATAGTGAAACTTATCAAAACTTGTAAGGTCACAGGACTATAGGAAATCTCTGTGTTAGTATATAATAAAGAACTAGAttagatggtttgatggcatcaccgacctgatggacctgagtttgagcaagctccaggagctggtaatggacagggaagaaaggcatgctgcagtccatagggctgcaaagagtcgaacatgactgagcaaatgaactgaactgaactgaaagaactaaAATGAGTATGATCAAGCCCCCAAATGCATTAGTACTAGAAGGACAGCAAAGGAAAAATCTAGATTCTGATCAGTTCAACAAATAGTTCCTGCACACATACTGTATGTCAGGGACAAGTCAAACATTGGAAATACTCTGATGAGAGAGACATGGTTCTTGCCCTCAAAGGCTTGGGTGATAAGAAGTGCGCCAACGTGTCATTATGATGCACGCAACCCACGCAATGATAGAAACACACACCAGGTATGGAAATGGTATATACAGAAGTGAGAGTGATAACAAGTGATGCCTGGCAGGGTTTCAGAGGGTAAATAGGAGTTTTTCAGGCAGACAAGGAAGGTCAAGACAGACAATGACATTTAAGGTAGAGGACACTCCAGGCAGAAGGAGTACAAGCAAAGACAAAGACAAGAAAGGGTGAAATTGCGTGAAATAATTGAACATCTGAAGGATCATAAGATTACTGACAGTAAATGAAGGTGAAGAGTTAGATTCAGTCAAGAAAGGCCTTGTACTCATTCAATGGAGTCTAAGATCTAGATGGTGGGGTCAGAAGTTCTCAGATGGGGTTTTGGGATCTACTGGCTTATTACAACCTACTAAGGGAGGAAAAGGGGTTACATTATGCTACTTGTAAGAATTGAGCATGAACCACAATTTATCATGTACTTgagtatttttgttgttcagttgctaaattgtgtcagactctttgtgaccccatgagctgcagcacgccaggtttcctgaGACCGtcaatatctcctggagtttgctcaaacatgtccattgagtcagtgatgtcagccACCCAaatcgtcctctgttgtccccttctccttctgtcctcaatctttccgagcatcagggtcttttccaatgattggtctcttcacatcaggtagccaaaatattggagcttcaggttcagcatcagtccttccaatgaatattcaaggttgatttcatgAGTTTACCCTAAGAAATTTGGTTTGCCAATGGATGATCTACTTGTGGaagtgtcatttttttaaagatattttttgggGGAGAAGCTGTGACAGATAGGGAAGAGACAGTAAAGGGATTTCATGATTGAGTGACATGGTGAGGTTGGTGTTTTAGAGGGATCGCTCAGACCAGATTGAATGAGTGTGactgatagttgctcagttgtgtccgattctttgcaaacccatcgATTATAGCcttcagactcctctatccatggaattctccaggcaagaatactggagtgggttgccatttccttctccacagaccCAATTGGAGGTGCCCATGTTGAAGGTAGGAAGACTTGTTGGAGGATTATTCCAAAGGTGCAGGCAAAAGACAATGAAGGCTTGCATCTCAGCTCAAATCCTTAGAGGTGGCAGAGTGGCCAGAAATGAGGATGAGGATCTGCATTCCAGAGGTGGCTAGGAATTGAATCATCAGGGCTTGGTGATGGATTGGATATGGGTTGGGGAGGTGGGTGAGGCAAAGGGAGGAGTAGAGGGTGGTTCCATGTTCCTGGTTTGGATAATAACAGAGAATACAGCAAGATGGCAGGTGGGGAGAAACGCTGAGTTACTTCTTTTGAGGTGTCTCCACTCTATCCATGTAATTATTGGGACTAGGGGTATAAACTGAAGTCATCAAAATTTGAAAGAGTACACCATCAGATAACTCAGAAGAAGGAATAGAGCGAGAACTGCAGAGAACTTCCAGGAGGAAAGCCAAAAACACATGGGAGAAATGGGCTAAAATGAGAAAACTTAAAGACCACAAAACCAGTCACAATTCCTCAGGAGTTAGTCAGCCAAGATACCGAGGTCCCCTGGTTTTAGTGATAACGTCTCAAAATCTTAGACTCCTTATTTCATCGCTGGGTAGGTCCAGTATGGATTTGATGCTCACAGCTAATTCAAGTAATAATATTCAGGAGGGAAACCTCCTAATACAACTGTGTGATAAAAAGTCTTCTATCTTCCATCACCAAGATCCTTTTCTATGTGGCAACCATAGTTCCTTGCGTACCCATGCACACACAAGCAAacatgtacatatgtatttatcCTCCTTTCTCATATGTCCTGTGGAATCTGTTCATATGCCACATCTTATGACCCAGTTTCAGCATTTTGCCCTTACCTAGAGATAACTGCACACACCTCCTCTCCCTGGGTCTGGATACACGTATCATGGCTCCTGGTGTTTCAGGTGGAAGAACAGAGTCCTTCCCTCTGCCCATTGGCTGATGGAGCCTTGGGGTTTCCCTTGGGCTATTATTCTTCCTTGAATGGTGACAATGTTGCAGGATTTAGGTCAGTGGATGGAGACTTCCTTCCACCAAGTTTCTTTGCATAACTGTGTGGCTGTTATATAGCCACCTCTCCAATAGAGTTCTGAGAGTCATCTAACTAGAGAAGAAAggacttttctccttttttcctcctcaCACAACACTCCTAGGCCTAAGACAACTGTCTAACACccctgggaaaac
This region of Ovis canadensis isolate MfBH-ARS-UI-01 breed Bighorn chromosome 3, ARS-UI_OviCan_v2, whole genome shotgun sequence genomic DNA includes:
- the KRT1 gene encoding keratin, type II cytoskeletal 1, yielding MSRHFSSRSGYRCGGGGGGFSSGSAGVVSYQRRSTSSSVRRSGGGGGRFSGGVCGGGAGGGFGSRSLINLGGSKSISISVAGGGGRGGFGGGYGGGYGGGGFGGGGFGGGGFGGGGFGGGGIGGGFGGGGFGGGGFGGGGFPVCPGGIQEVTINQSLLQPLNVEIDPEIQKIKSQEREQIKSLNNRFASFIDKVRFLEQQNQVLQTKWELLQQINTSTRTYSLEPFFEAYISNLRRNVDQLKSDRSRLDSELKNMQDLVEDYRSKYEDEINKRTNAENEFVGIKKDVDAAYITKVDLQAKFDNLLQEIDFFKTLFQAELSQMQTHISDTNVILSMDNNRNLDLNSIIDEVKNQYEEIAQRSKAEAEALYQTKYEELQITAGQHGDSLKNTKMEISELNRVIQRLRSEIDSVKKQISSLQQAISDAEQRGENAIKDAQNKLNELEDALQKAKEDMARLLRDYQELMNTKLALDVEIATYRTLLEGEESRMSGECVPNVSVSVSTSHTSISGGGGRGGGGFSSGGGGYSSGGGGGGGYGSGGGGGYGSGGGSSYGSRGGGSYSSGGGSSGSRRGGSGGGGGGSGGSFSSSGGRASSTKTSGGSSSVKFVSTSYSRGTR